In Panthera leo isolate Ple1 chromosome E3, P.leo_Ple1_pat1.1, whole genome shotgun sequence, a genomic segment contains:
- the PPL gene encoding periplakin, translating to MNSLFRKRNKGKYSPTVQTRSISNKELSDLIEQLQKNADQVEKNIVDTEAKMQSDLARLQEGRQPEHRDTTLQKVSDSEKLLYVLEADAAIAKHMKHPQGDMIAEDIRQLKERVTNLRGKHKQIYNLVVKEVDPQVNWAALVDEKLDKLSSQNFGTDLPLVDQQVEHHNIFHNEVKAIGPHLAKDGGKENSDLQAKYQKLLAASQARQQHLSTLRDYMQRCTNELYWLDQQAKGRMQYDWSDRNLDYPSRRRQYENFINRNLEAKEDRINKLHSEGDRLLAAEHPGRNSIEAHMEAVHADWKEYLNLLICEESHLKYMEDYHQFHRDVKAAQELLCKVDSDLNQKYSPDFKDQYQIELLLRELDDQEKALDKYEHVVRGLQKRGQQVVPLKYRRETPLKPIPVEALCDFEGDQGLISRGYSYTLQSNNGESWDLTDSTGNKLTAPAVCFVIPPTDPEALALAESLGSQYRSVRQKAARSRNALQQRHEVLKAESPGDASDQQGRHLLAGLDKVARDLDRQEKAITGILRPPLEQGRAVQDSAERAKDLKNITNELLRIEPEKARSTAECQDFMQALPGSGSVPLLRTRVDDTNRKYERLVQLLDLAQKKVDVANRLEMSLRQGWEALAEYETRLTQDDTVPEGSRALDSKRQELVALASALQAQESLLGDVEQNLQAAKRCSSSLASRFQEHCPDLERQEAEAHRLAQRSDNLRQQVELRAQSLQNARAAYDDYRSSYDHVLQFLSHIPSYEPQETDTLSQMETKLKNQKNLLDEIARREEEVQKVCTSSQQYQQAVKDYELEAEKLRSLLDLENGRSSHVTKRARLQSPAAKVREEEAALAAKFTEVNAINRQRLHNLEFALSLLRQQPEVGASHETPQGSTPGSAVEETWKVQKELEEETERRQQLEKEVKSAQEEIQTLQNRSPQEAVVQKEVLKKVPDPALEESFQQMQRTLVEERHKNQLLQEELEGLRLRLRALEQETRDGGQEYVVKEVLRIEPDRARADEVLKLREELEELRRQKGTREAEAALLQQRIAALAEEKERAQERVTEKEVVKLQNDPQLEAEYRQLQEARQQEGKRREEHEEELSFLQDKLKRLEKERAMAEGKITVKEVLKVERDVATEREVGDLKRQCEDEAAKARTNQREKTELLRKIWALEEENARVLVQEKVREIVRPDPEAEREVANLRLELVEQERKYRGAEEQLKSYQSELEALRRRGPQVEVKEVTKEVIKYKTDPEMEKELRRLREEIVDKTRLIERCDLEIYQLKREIQSLKDTKPQVQTKEVVQEILQFQEDPQTKEEVESLRARLSEEQKKQVDLQRERASQEEKIRQKEEELSQVKEKVVQQEVVRYEEEPSLRAEVNAFTESIEVELRQIDSLRGELRRLQRRRAELERQLEELDRERQARREAELEVQRLKQRLANLEKEEAEAREKVTLKQKVVLQQDPQQAREHSLLKVQLEEERHRRQVLESELETLKQQLVNLEKMEVKEKVVFSESVQVEKGDTEQEIQKLRSSLEEESRSKRELDAEVSRLEAKLSELEFCNSKSSKELDFLREENHRLQLERQSLQLETRRLQSEMEMAATESRDLRTTSTADSGTNLDSRLWSLERELDDLKRLSKDKDLEIDELQKRLGSVAVKREQRENHLRRSIVVIDPDTGRELSPEEAHRAGLIDWNMFVKLRSQECDWEEISVKGPSGESSVIHDRKSGRKFSIEEALQKGRLTQAQYERYVNKDMSIQELAVLVSGQK from the exons CATCTCTAACAAGGAGCTGTCCGATCTGATCGAGCAGTTGCAGAAGAATGCCGACCAGGTGGAGAAGAACATCGTGGACACGGAGGCCAAGATGCAGAGT GACCTGGCCCGGCTGCAGGAGGGCAGACAGCCTGAGCACCGGGACACGACCCTGCAGAAGGTGTCGGATTCCGAGAAGCTACTGTACGTGCTGGAGGCAGACGCGGCCATCGCCAAGCACATGAAGCATCCCCAAGGAGACATGATTGCCGAAGA CATCCGTCAGCTGAAGGAGCGTGTGACCAACCTCCGCGGGAAACACAAGCAGATATACAACCTGGTGGTGAAGGAGGTAGACCCCCAGGTCAACTGGGCGGCGCTGGTGGATGAAAAGCTG GACAAACTGAGCAGCCAGAACTTTGGGACAGACCTGCCGCTGGTTGATCAGCAGGTGGAGCACCACAATATCTTCCACAATGAGGTCAAGGCCATCGGGCCCCACCTGGCCAAGGACGGGGGCAAG GAGAACAGCGACCTCCAGGCCAAGTACCAGAAACTGCTG GCGGCGTCGCAGGCACGGCAGCAGCACCTGAGCACGCTGCGAGACTACATGCAGCGCTGCACCAACGAGCTGTACTGGCTGGACCAGCAGGCCAAGGGCCGCATGCAGTATGACTGGAGTGACCGCAACCTCGACTACCCCAGCCGCAGGCGCCAGTACGAG AATTTCATCAACCGTAACCTGGAGGCCAAAGAGGACAGAATTAACAAGCTGCACAGCGAGGGGGACCGGCTGCTGGCCGCCGAGCACCCTGGGAGGAACTCCATTGAG GCGCACATGGAGGCTGTGCACGCAGATTGGAAGGAGTACCTGAACCTGCTCATCTGTGAGGAGAGTCACCTGAAATACATGGAAGACTACCACCAG TTCCACAGGGACGTGAAGGCTGCTCAGGAGCTGCTGTGCAAGGTGGACTCAGACCTGAACCAGAAATACAGCCCCGACTTCAAGGACCAGTACCAGATTGAGCTGCTGCTGCGGGAGCTGGAC GACCAGGAGAAGGCTCTGGACAAGTACGAGCATGTGGTGCGGGGCCTGCAGAAGCGAGGGCAGCAGGTGGTGCCGCTCAAGTACCGCCGGGAGACGCCGCTCAAGCCCATCCCCGTGGAGGCGCTCTGTGACTTTGAGGGCGACCAG GGCCTCATCTCACGGGGCTACAGCTACACCCTGCAGAGCAACAACGGGGAGAGCTGGGACCTCACGGACAGCACAGGCAACAAGCTGACCGCCCCCGCCGTCTGCTTCGTGATCCCCCCGACTGACCCTGAGGCCCTGGCTCTGGCCGAGAG CTTGGGCAGCCAGTACCGGAGCGTGCGGCAGAAGGCGGCCAGGAGCAGGAACGCACTCCAGCAGCGGCATGAGGTGCTGAAGGCAGAGAGCCCTGGAG ATGCCTCTGACCAGCAGGGGCGGCATCTGTTGGCTGGCTTGGACAAGGTGGCCAGAGATCTGGACCGGCAGGAGAAGGCTATCACGGGGATCCTCCGGCCGCCGCTGGAGCAGGGCCGGGCTGTGCAGGACAGCGCTGAACGGGCCAAGGACCTGAAG AACATCACCAATGAGCTGCTGCGGATCGAGCCCGAGAAGGCACGCAGCACGGCTGAGTGCCAGGACTTCATGCAGGCCCTCCCGGGCAGCGGAAGCGTACCTCTGCTGAGGACCCGGGTCGACGACACCAACCGCAAATACGAGCGCCTGGTGCAGCTGCTGGACTTGGCCCAGAAGAA GGTGGACGTGGCCAACCGCCTGGAGATGAGCCTGCGGCAGGGCTGGGAGGCGCTGGCCGAGTATGAGACCCGGCTGACCCAAGACGACACGGTGCCCGAGGGCAGCCGGGCCCTAGACAGCAAGAGGCAGGAGCTGGTG GCCCTGGCCTCCGCGCTGCAGGCCCAGGAGTCCCTGCTCGGTGATGTGGAGCAGAACCTGCAGGCAGCCAAGCGCTGCTCCAGCTCCCTGGCCAGCCGCTTCCAGGAGCACTGCCCGGACCTGGAGCGCCAGGAGGCCGAGGCGCACAGGCTGGCCCAGCGCTCTGACAACCTCCGCCAGCAGGTGGAGCTCAG ggcccagagcctgcagAACGCCAGGGCCGCGTATGACGACTACCGCAGCAGCTACGACCACGTGCTCCAGTTCTTGTCCCACATCCCCAGCTATGAGCCCCAGGAGACAGACACCCTCAGCCAGATGGAGACCAAGCTGAAGAATCAGAAG AACCTGCTAGATGAGATagcaagaagggaagaggaagtccAGAAGGTCTGCACCTCCTCCCAGCAGTACCAGCAAGCTGTCAAG gACTATGAGTTAGAAGCAGAGAAACTAAGGTCCCTTCTTGACTTGGAGAATGGAAGGAGTAGCCACGTCACCAAGAGAGCCAGGCTCCAGTCCCCCGCTGCCAAAGTGAGGGAAGAG GAAGCGGCTCTTGCTGCCAAGTTCACTGAAGTTAACGCCATCAACAGACAGAGGCTTCACAATCTGGAGTTTGCCCTGAGTCTCCTGAGACAG CAGCCGGAGGTGGGAGCGAGCCACGAGACCCCGCAAGGTAGCACCCCGGGCTCCGCGGTGGAGGAGACGTGGAAGGTAcagaaggagctggaggaggagactGAGCGGAGGCAGCAGCTGGAGAAGGAGGTCAAGAGCGCCCAGGAGGAGATCCAGACCCTGCAGAATCGGAGCCCGCAGGAAGCGGTGGTACAGAAGGAAGTGCTGAAGAAGGTGCCGGACCCCGCACTCGAGGAGAGCTTCCAGCAGATGCAGCGGACCCTGGTGGAGGAGCGGCACAAGAACCAGCTGCtgcaggaggagctggaggggctgcggctgcggctgcgtgCCCTGGAGCAGGAGACCAGGGATGGGGGGCAGGAGTACGTGGTCAAGGAGGTCCTGCGCATCGAGCCGGACCGAGCCCGGGCGGACGAGGTCCTGAAGCTgagggaggagctggaggagctgAGGCGGCAGAAGGGCACCCGGGAAGCAGAGGCAGCCCTCCTGCAGCAGCGCATCGCGGCCCTGGCCGAGGAGAAGGAGCGGGCCCAGGAGAGGGTCACCGAGAAGGAGGTGGTGAAACTGCAGAACGACCCCCAGCTGGAGGCAGAGTACCGGCAGCTGCAGGAGGCCCGGCAGCAGGAGGGCAAGCGCAGGGAGGAGCACGAAGAGGAGCTGAGCTTCCTCCAGGACAAGCTGAAGAGGCTGGAGAAGGAGCGGGCCATGGCAGAGGGGAAGATCACAGTGAAGGAGGTGCTCAAGGTGGAAAGGGATGTGGCGACCGAGAGGGAGGTCGGTGACCTCAAGCGCCAGTGTGAGGACGAGGCTGCCAAGGCTCGCACCAACCAGAGGGAGAAGACTGAGCTGCTTCGCAAGATTTGGGCCCTGGAGGAGGAAAATGCCCGAGTGCTGGTACAGGAGAAAGTGCGGGAGATTGTCCGGCCGGACCCCgaggcagagagggaagtggCCAACCTCCGCCTGGAGCTCGTGGAGCAGGAACGCAAGTACCGGGGGGCCGAGGAGCAGCTGAAGAGCTACCAGAGTGAGCTGGAGGCGCTCAGGAGGAGGGGCCCCCAGGTAGAGGTCAAAGAGGTGACCAAGGAAGTCATCAAGTACAAGACTGACCCCGAGATGGAGAAAGAGCTCCGGAGGCTCAGGGAGGAGATCGTGGACAAGACGAGACTTATTGAAAGGTGCGACTTAGAAATCTACCAGTTAAAGCGAGAGATCCAGTCCCTGAAAGACACCAAACCCCAGGTGCAGACCAAGGAGGTGGTCCAGGAGATCCTCCAGTTCCAGGAAGACCCCCAAACCAAGGAGGAAGTGGAGTCTCTGCGGGCCAGGCTCTCAGAGGAACAGAAGAAGCAAGTGGATCTGCAAAGAGAGCGAGCCTCCCAGGAGGAGAAGAtcaggcagaaagaggaggagctgTCCCAGGTGAAGGAAAAGGTGGTCCAGCAGGAGGTGGTCAGGTACGAGGAGGAGCCCAGCCTGCGCGCCGAGGTGAACGCCTTCACCGAGAGCATCGAGGTGGAGCTGCGGCAGATCGACAGCCTCCGTGGGGAGCTGCGGCGGCTGCAGCGCCGGCGCGCAGAGCTGGAGCGCCAGCTCGAGGAGCTGGACCGCGAGCGGCAGGCGCGCAGGGAGGCCGAGCTGGAGGTGCAGCGCCTGAAGCAGCGGCTGGCCaacctggagaaggaggaggcggAGGCCCGGGAGAAGGTGACCCTCAAGCAGAAGGTGGTGCTGCAGCAGGACCCGCAGCAGGCCCGGGAGCACTCTCTGCTCAAAGTCCAGCTGGAGGAAGAAAGGCACCGGCGGCAGGTCCTGGAGAGTGAGCTCGAGACCCTGAAGCAGCAGCTCGTCAACCTGGAGAAGATGGAGGTCAAGGAGAAGGTGGTCTTCTCTGAAAGCGTCCAGGTGGAGAAGGGCGACACTGAACAAGAGATCCAGAAGCTCAGGAGCAGCCTGGAGGAGGAGAGCCGGAGCAAGAGGGAACTGGATGCAGAAGTGAGTCGGCTGGAAGCCAAGCTGTCGGAGCTGGAGTTCTGTAACTCCAAGTCGTCCAAGGAGCTGGACTTCCTCAGGGAGGAAAACCACAGGCTGCAGCTGGAGCGGCAGAGCCTGCAGCTCGAGACCCGGAGGCTCCAGTCAGAAATGGAAATGGCAGCAACAGAATCCCGAGACCTGAGAACCACCAGCACGGCGGACTCGGGGACGAACCTGGACTCC